The DNA region atttttaaaatttttgacaaattttagagataaaaaatatactttatcctttattttatacttttgggTACATATATTTCTCGAATAATATGCAATGCAAGATCTTTAATTTGTGGACTGAAGAATTAGGATGATAGATATTCTATAGTTATGAGTATGATGTTAATTATATAGTACCTTCTTGGAATGACTATTTTAGGGTAAGTCTATCCCAATTTTATCtctgataaaagaaaaaaaaattaaaaacaaggaCAATCATATACTGTCTAAGCATTTGTAAAGATAAATGCATCTATCATTGtttgtttattattaataatttgtaCCTCATTATCGAGTTTTGCACAAAAGAACtaaatgattaaaaaatttacaaatactAAGAGCAAAATATATCTTgaattcataatattttttttaattaagaacgAGAATCAAAGTTTATTCTAAATTTATAAAAAGCGGTTGATCTTTTCGATATCATGTTTAAGAATCTCATCGATGAGCACAATCGCTTTATcaaaaacaattaaacaaatGCACATGGCCAGAGACAAAAAGGTACATAGAGGAGGAGAAAACAGTACATGAATGAAAAGTAGGTGGATACTACCATGaagattttattattgtctttatatgaagatgcttcttttttaccattagatgatgaaatgtatggtttgattttgatgtgttacaaaagtgttattttttttaaagtgtggctaaacaaacaaagtacacttttaacacaagaatcttcataaaaagatgtttttagcatcttcatttgagtagttgcCTGAAAAGTAATGGCTCTCGTGCATTTTCTAGTAAGaatgtaacaaaaataatgaGAAAACAGAAGTGTTATTTATACAAGTTTAATTTAAATCTTCATAGATATTACCAATATCGCCATATTAGTATGACTAAAACATTTtagaattacaaaattatttttgacttTTCCTTTTAATTCTACTTGCGAAAACTACTATTAAGTAATATTTTAGCTTGGTCTTCCGATCCCTTGTGTTGTCTTGAATATATTTTTGTACTAAGCCAAACATATGACAAACCTCTTCACCAATGCTACAACAGATTCAATGCAAGTTTGATGCTGGAAACGCTTCGTGGGAAGAGGATGCTGTTTGTTGGAGACTCCCTTAATAGAGGCCAATATGTCTCTTTGGTATGCCTTCTCCATAGTCTCATTCCAGAAGGTGCAAAATCCATGGAAACCTTTGATTCACTCACTGTATTCACAGCCAAGGTATGTATATATGCACCTCTCACTTAGCTTGTGCACTAAACCATATTTCACATCACAGTTCTCTTTTTTATGTTCATTTTGGTGTATTTAATTAGGAATACAATGCTACAATTGAGTTCTATTGGGCACCTTTTCTTCTTGAATCAAACTCCGATAACGCATTCATCCATAGGGTATCTGACAGGATCGTCAGAAAGGGTTCAATCAACAAGCATGGCCGTTTCTGGAAAGGTGCTGACATTGTTGTATTCAACACCTATCTTTGGTGGATAACTGGTTCCAAGATGAAAATCTTGTAAGTTTCTCCACTCTATTTCTATCTGATTAAAGAAGTTAGTCGTATGCACTTTATATCAGTATATATAAAAATGTATTACGCAATCATCCAATTCTAGGTTGTGTTTGAATTTTGTTTCTGAGAACAAAATACATAAGACaagaacagagagagagagagagacagagatgataacttttttttttgcttcccaATTAAGAAGTACTGAAAATACATGAATTTTTTGCTTTTGCGGAAAAAATTGTCCTCTACAACCAAATAAGTTTTGTGTTCATTCTCTTCATATTCTGTGTCAAAGACAATACCCAAATACAACCTTGTTTTGAAACATTGAAACATTAATAAAAATGGTTAACCTAACTATATGCTATTTCATAAATCATACAAATATTTAATTGGGTAAGTGTTAGTCCTTTTCTACACTAAAAGCTAAACTGTTAGTGTTTAGAAACCGCACCTGGAACACAAACATGGAGACACTGGAGACAGACAAAAATTTCTATCCTTAGAAATTCTTGTTTCAAGACTGATAAGTTTTGTTGTCTCAATTATCAAACGTTTCTTACTATGAACCTAACACTTATCTTAAAGGACAATACCATTGCAGACATATACAAAGCACTAACTAATATGTACTCAAAATTTCAGGCTTGGATCCTTTAATGATGAAGCAAAAGAGATTGTTGAGCTGTCAACAGAGGAGGCTTATAGAATGGCTATGAAAAGCATGGTTAAATGGGTGAAGCAGAACATGAACCCAAACAGGACAAGAGTGTTTTTCACCAGCATGTCACCTTCTCATGCAAAGTGAGTACATCTCCGATCCCACACATTAAATATGGAAGATGATTGCTGACCAGAAATTTTGTCCGAGTCCTATTTACTCAAATTATGTGGCAACATGTGTGATGAAaaccctttttttaaaaaaacaagtTTTTGCTTCTTAGTGTTTCTCTAAATTAGAAATGTATGAGGGTTGGGAGTTGGGTACTGGATTTGGTTATGTCATAGGGTCTTTGTCCAATCCCATGGTTGGAGTAGTGGGCTAGATTCTTGTTTGGAGGGGAGTGCAAGGTGGTACGCAATAACGAGTGCAACACCCTTATTCAGTAAGGAGCGTTTACAGATGAATCAAGAATCTGTTATCCGTACCAAGCTTCCAACCACATTAATTCTGTGGATTAGACGGGTGAAATCCAGCTCGAACCCTTGTTGGACCATGTTAGTTGAGTTTGACTTGGGCACTTGGGCCTCTTTATTCTGCCACTTGGGTGGTGTTCGAGTTGGTCTCTTTATTGGGCAGCTAAGTTCCGAGCCATGTTGTAACAAAAGTGGTGATTATTTGATTAAAAGTTTAGTATAATTTTAACCccgaaaaagaaagtaaaatgcagaagcttaaaaaaaacaaaacatttaGTACGATGAATCATAAACATAAATTTAGGAATTATGGGACTCATAATTGAATTACATGTATATATGGTGGCAGGAGCATAGAATGGGGAGGTGAAGCAGGAGGTAACTGCTACAATGAAACTACACCAATTGATGATCCCACATATTGGGGCTCTGACTCTTACAAAAGCATAATGCAAGTAATTGGAGAAGTCTTCAGAAAATCCAATGTTCCCATAACATTTCTCAACATCACACAGTTGTCCAATTACCGCAAAGATGCACATACTTCAATCTACAAGAAACAATGGAACCCTTTAACACCTCAGCAACTAGCTAACCCTTCTAGCTATGCTGATTGCACACATTGGTGTTTGCCTGGACTACAAGATACTTGGAATGAGCTTCTTTATGCAAAGTTGTTTTATCCTTGAAATTTTTGCATTGTGTATAGTCAATATATtcattttgttcttttatttgtttctgtCATTTTTGGTACGAATTTGGTTGATTTAGACACTAATTTAAAGATGTATTAAAGTGTGACAGTAATAGCATAAGACAACAGAGAAAGTACTATTCATCTATTATGGTCCACAATTCTGTGGCTTCAGAAGAAATTTTGTAAATGAGAGGGTCAATTATTTTGTTGGGATTTTCATTTGTTAGAAAGTGATACATATTAGAGATGGTCAAAGGGAGAGGTTCATGTATAAATAACATTCAGCATTAAAGGAGGAGAGAAGTGTATATGAGATGAGAAGATTGAATTCTGTTGTGAAATTACGATAAAGAAATAGAGGtagaaatttataataaataaagagtAAAAGAACTTCGTTATTAATTCTTAAATATGTGTCATTCAACATAATTTAACAAGTTTTCAATAATATTACATTTACTATATTCACTCAAGGAGCCAAATGATTTCTTCATGCATGTAGTTAACTAGTTATGTTTTGTATCTTCACTCTTTTTATGAAGGATGGAGCTTGGAGCTTGGTATTTATAACAGTTAAAAGTCAAACAAAAATGTttgataactaaaaaaattgattaaaaataattaaaatttgtcttatttaatatttattaattttagaataaagcaagtttgagttttttttttaattatctctTTAGCATTACCTAAAGCTAAAATACCAAGCCTACTAATTACACCATTAGTGAATAATGTTTCATTACCATGTAAGAGTGCTTCATCAATAAGAATTAATGATCCATTATTGCTCTAATATCAACGAATGGTAGGGTATTACTAATTTTCGCAATACTTCTTCTTGGATATCCATTAGAGATATATCGTGTTAAAAATTTTGTCTAGAAAAATTTGTTGCGATAAAAAATTGATTAAGAAATAAATAGTATAATGTCATTTGTAATGAGAACTATCTTGTTAAACGAccttatcaaaaaaaaaaaaaacttaataggATAAAATCCTAGTCAATAAAAAACGAAAAAGTTTGGAATCATAGCTTAGGAAACAAAAAGCaggaaaaacatttttttttttacattagttaatataattaatcaCATTTAGCTTTCACCCTCTCACGCCTCTTTTGATTCTTGAATTGATTTTAATGGTTACATTtaatattgaaatattttttattgcatTAAAAATAGATATTGATAGTATATAATGTATTATTACTCTATAAGCATTGCCTTCAATTTTTTTCCATATTTATAATTGTTTAATCCTTATTGATTCTAATATGATAAgttaaaaatttcatttaaaaacttttttgtatttttttataattttattttctgttttttattttataacaattgatatataaaaatatgagttgtatggtaaattttgtgaaaatttttttaatttaacatctataattttacgtaaataacattcataatttcatatttttaactttcatttttttatacatataatattcataattaacaaatttttattattaatattatctaattttaagatatgtattttcaaattattttacatGTGCGTTAATACATcatgattttaaattattttaatattttttagttgataTTCATATGTacgttatttattgattttaatatggttagttaataattatatttaataatatatttcataattttcttctatatttcatttaacatttttattttataatattatttatacgtATATGAGTTGTATAGTAGAGGTTATTAAAATATTTCTAAGAATAAAACTCTACattcaaacaaaatatttaacCAAGTTTAACCAGCTTGTTATAATCGCTTTTTAAATCATACGCCTTCTCCTTTTtggtttccttcttcttctcctcttcttcttcttccgttTCCTTCTTTTTCAATTCCCCTTCTCCTccgtttccttctcattctcctcctcttcctttttctcttcttcttcttactaaCATCTCagttgtttttttctcttttttatttttctctttattttcctttaattatCGTTGTTGCCACCACCATCACTACCTTTTCttcctgtttcttttttttttcgtttaatttctttttttcattggttttcttctcctccttttctatcatcatcatcatcgttatcaTTATATCGATTGTCGTCATCATTGTTATTGTCATCGTCATCTTCTTTATCGTTATCGTCATTATTATTATcgttattgttgaatttttatcATATTAATGATATTATttgatccaaaattaattttgatgtatttttgttcatgattcaatcTTGTTTGTATGCTTGTTTGTGAACTGAGTTTGCGTGTCGTAATCATAAGTAATTTCGATGtaaaaactaagatatttatgtgtatttgttaagaaatttcaatatatttttattctgataagttttgcataattcgaAACTCAACACAATGATGAGGGGTAAGTCTAACTCTTCCTTCTTCAAGGTGGTGGAGAATATTATCTACAACTCGACCAAAAAGTGCACAATTTATCCGATACTTCTACACACATTAACTTGCTAATGAAATGTTGCGGTACTAAAGTGTTAATCATTCCATAACTATTTGCATTAGGTCATGATAAATTACTCTATGTCttacaacttcttcttcttcttattcttcttcttcttcttctttttcatcatcatcctcttctttttttattcatctttttcttcttgttttatattctcaagtttctttttgttttactctattaacaagaataaaaacaatgaacctacattcattcaattaaaagaaagaaagaaataaaaaaatgtagcattaaaGAAGACATTTTTGTGCTTTTGTAGCAAAGTTTCagtgtaaaaactaaaaaaattatgtatatttgTTAAGAAATTTCAGTATATTTTTAGTCTGATAAGTTCtgaataattcaaaactctttctctttcttctcctcatcttctgctgcttcttcttcttcttctttttcatcatcatcctctttttttttattcatatttttcttcttattttatcttctcaaatttcctattgttttactctcttaataagaataaaaataaaaaaatcaaacaaagaagaagaagaaatatataatactgcaaaattactagaaagagaataaacctacattcattcaactaaaaaaaagaaagaaataagaaaaaagaagaagaaaaaaatagcattaaaaaatacatttttgtatttttgtgctTTTGTAGCAAACTTTTggtgtaaaaactaaaaaaattgtgtGTATTGTTAAGATATTTCGATgtctttttattctgataagttctgcataattcaaaatttttcttcttttttttttctttttttattcatcttttctttcttgttttaacttctcaaattttttcttattttactctcttaacaagaatagtaaaaataaaaaaatcaaacaaagaagaagaagaaacacataatgccaCAAATATAGTAGGAAGAagatgaacctacattcattcaactaaaaaaaagaaaaaaataaggataaaaataagaagaaaaaaatgtagcgTTAAAGAAGACATTTTTGTGCTTTTGTAGTAAAGTTTTGttgtaaaaactaagaaatttatgtgtatttgttaagaaattttggtgtatttttattctgataaattctgcaaaattcaaaactaagttcttcctcctcctcatattttactgcttcttcttcattttcttctttttcttatttcattttctcataattctttttgtttcactctcttaagatgaataaaataacaaaaagaagaaaaatcaaaactacaaaattactaggaagaaaaggaggaaaagaaaaaacatagccacaacagcaacaataaaagaacaacgACGGAGAGAAAGCacgcgaagaagaagaatgaacgcgaagaagaagaaggaggaatatgaagaagaagaaggaagaacacgaagaagaagaagaagaaggaacgtgAAGACAAAGAATGATATGTTTGCGTTAGTGAAGCGCGCGTGTGTACACGCTGCGTGTAATGAAAGTGTTTTTTGTTGGGTTTAGGCCGACTTGGTTGAATTTAGTTGCGCTGCCAAAAAAACTTGGATGTGTAACAGGATTGTATTTCTAATTTAACTTccataaattatatataacatccataatttcaaACACATAACCTCAATaataaacaaattgaaattaatttattattatttagtatttgtttttttagagtaaagtatcgtttttgtccccaacatttggaGTAAGTCATATTTgtgttcctaacgtttaaatcgtcctatttgtatctctaacgtttataaaagtgattcaatgttatcctactatcaattatactaacaaataagattatatttttcaattattctcacttagatgtattcattctcaattaggtctcacttgaatgtgttcgattttaatattatacccactatttgtgtttagattcaattatgtccctagaaaagtgaattatgtaaatattgtaggaattaatttcaatttttaatgagCTATTTTTCAtagtggatcatcgattctatcccagatattattctaacttcaagaagagatttttaaaactcaaattaaagcgttcatgatgtgtaattgacggcaggataacattgaatcacttttacaaacgtagggatacaaataagacgatttaaacgttagggacataaataaaatttatcccaaacattggggacaaaaagatactttactcttctttttattttataggtcataaaccaataattttttttatgtttctaattttcaaaatattaagACTAATCAGatttgagattttggaattttttttataaaatatcttgtcgtgatttaaaaatattttttagagctaataatataataatttaaaacttttatttgaaataaagatTGTATAATTATTGATGTAATATGCTAACAATTAgggagatatttttaaaatttgattttcataaaatttgagttgatttttgatggaattaaattaaataaaagaagatatttatagaaaaaattaattgtatcaattaattaaagagaatgattcacaattttttatagataagaatgtttttaaatatacaattttatttatttatatgtgaTTTTTGATTATGTAGCATTATTGAAGAAATAAAGAATATAGTTTTCTTCCACTTGATAATATCATATAATATCTATCGATGCATTCATTTTGTATACCAATTTTTTAAAGGGGGAGGGGGTTAGGAAGTgactttgaaaataattttattattattattatttaaatggatttgttgaatattaatttttttattgattttgaagATTGTgtttaaagaatttgaaaaaaaaaatatattttgttctgTAATGTTTAATTTATCCACTTTTAAATTAAGCaataatatatatcacttttttctCATGCCATGTTGTCTGAGCTATCTTTTTATTAGATAATTTATAAGATAATTGAATATATCCAATCAAACATATGAACAAAAAACACTTACGACTTGTTATATTTCAACATGGTTAGAAAGATGACTATAAATTGTTTTATAAATTTTCATGATATGATTGTGTCACCAAATTTAAATAGATATCttatttgagatatttttttaaataaataaaataaataatttatttacgaATATAAGTAATTTGTAGCATTTTTACGAATTTACACTCTattacttatctcgtttatagtataaataaaataacatgtatatctcgtttacactgtaaacgagataagacacgaAATAACAATGTGTATATCTCCTTTACAGTGGAAACGAGATACGGTATGACATATTTTTAGCAATTATAAAAGGATCTGCAACCAGTTGTATTTTTCACAAACATttcacttcttcttctctttcgttTTTCTTCCAAAAATTAAGCAAAAATGTCTTGTGGTAGTGGATATGTGGTTGTAAGTGTGTATTTCAATTGTCATATGAAAAACAGTGATACTAGAGTGATATTTGAGTGTGGTAATCCCATTTTGTTGTGCATTCAAAGAGTAAATTCTTTGTCCGAACTAAAGAGTCTGATATTGAGAAACATTGGTGCTAGCGGGAGAAAAGAGGTTGGAAGGATTGAGTATAAGTTGTTAACATCAATGAGAAATGGAGTTTTTCGATTTTGTCTGTTTTGACTCCATGGCGATGAGCATGTGCACCTCATGTTTGACTTCCATGGGAGAATCATGGTGGAACAAGTGATGGAATTTTTTTACGGAGgaggttggtgatgttggtgACGGTAAATCTGGCCACTCAAATTTTGTATAGGATGACCCACTTCTTGCTCCATCACCAATACACTGTGCTAGTCCAGTGGAAGACATGGACGTGGACGGTGAGGAGTATGTTGCCGATAGCAACGATATTGGTTATTGTGAAGATCATGATGATGAGGAGTAGTTTGTACCAGAGACTCCGGTTGATGTATCAATTCGGTATCTTCTGCCTGTCCCGCAATCAATTCTGGCCTTATTAGCTATATCCAGTCACTATCATATGTTGGATCTGGATGCGATGTAtgaaaaaacttcatttttcaATATGGGTGGAGAGTGGAGACGATTACAACATAGATGGTGGTGTAGAGTTCAGGGTTAACCACAGATTCAAAAGCAGAGAGGTAGTAATGCAAGATGTGAAGAAGCCATGTCAGCTTGATGgagaagaactcctttctttgcGTGCCCTGTTGCTGAGCATGAGGAGACCTGGCACCAAGGAGTTGCTCTACCCACTTTCAAGTCGGTTGCCCGTACCACGTTTGAAAATTACGCAAGCACCCAACCACTACCTCCCTATGCGTGCGTAACTCAAGGTGGTACGCAATGTCCTGCAGCGTGATGGTACACTCATCCCATGGCAGTTGAAAAGTGTGGGTCTTGGGACACCAACACTCCACAAATGTAGTTATTAGGGAGTTGTCAAATACGAAGTTCTTGAGGTGCACCGTGTTGCCAAACCCAACCTCCCTCAAGTAAAGGAGAATGGCTTCCGGTGGTACAAGAGTGTGGCTCACTCACCTAGGAAAAAGCAGGCGAGGCatctgataaaaaataaaaaagtggaataaaaaatccattttaaaaataaacatttaaatgttgaaataaaaagagaaaaagtataCTAAACAAAGAATTTCACATTTCATAACTTAGTtcgaaataaaataattaaattttagtcgAAAAAATATATCGAACAAACGTAATTTTCATTAAAATATTGAATAACAGTTAAAAAAACTACAAATTACTTATAttcgtaaataaaatatttatttattcaaaaaaatcctAAATGAAATAAATATAGATTTCACATtaaaaacatcacaaaatgcaataAATATTTGCTAGTTAAATTAATTGAACTAATAGGTTAAATTATACTTATCAATTAACACTTACTAACAATATATTATACCACCTAACATATATTACGTTTATAAAAGTATCCTAACTATGACTATAACTATATACTTATTTAACTCAAACATAAAAATATCAACACTATCCTAAATGTCGATTGCCCCAGCGATATATGCCACGTCGTGTTTGAACTGTTGATGTCTTCATCCCGTATATCTGCACGCGCTATAATCTCTGAATACCTCAATAATATGAATAGAAATAGCTAGAGGTGGAAGCAAACTAGTGGAAATGGTTCGAAAGTGACTTCAAGTCATGTTGTAAACGAGTTCTATATATAGGCATCGTTATTACTTATCTTATTTATAGTGtaaacaaaataacaatatatatatcttgtttataTTACACACGACATGTACAAACGTGACATGTATGTAATATCGTATTTTGTCTCATTTATAATGTAAATGAGATATAtacattattattttgtttacattataaacaaaataaataataaaatataaattacttatatttgtaaataaaatatttattttatttatttaaaaaaaatcccatATTTGAGATCTACCTTTACAAGTATGAGACATATATTTTGCAATGTGTAATCAAATCTGATTCTGATTCTAATTATTACATGAAGATATCAAATTTAAAACATTCCTTGATTTATGACCCAAAAACGGTAATATCTAAGAGGAAGTTAGAGTTATTATGCATCGAATATAAGAGATTGAAAAACTAAATTgagttataaaattaaatttagaaaacCATTTTAAATCAACTGaaattcaaaagattaaagaaGCAAGTTAAATATTAATGAACTCAAGTATACCATACTGTTCTAAGGATATGTCATGAGTGTGTCTCAACTACTGTATTCTAGCAATGACACAAAAACTTGAATAATTAAGCATGTGCAGGATGATCTCGATCTTATCCTTAAAAGggcaaaaattattaattaattaattaattattgaagaTCCCATACGTATATAGCTCCATCTTAATGTGCTTTATGCCAGAGGAATTCTCGTTTTGCTTTTGGCCCCATTGTTTGGGAGTGGGGTTAAGATTTATATCACAACCAAATGCATGCACATCATATATCCTCATGGGACTCTCATGGCCCCATGCATGTTGTTTATCCAACCTTAAATTTTTGCTGGCTTATAcaatataataattttagtatgcatctaataatgttatatttttattatacatatGTACATCTACCTTCATA from Arachis hypogaea cultivar Tifrunner chromosome 10, arahy.Tifrunner.gnm2.J5K5, whole genome shotgun sequence includes:
- the LOC112715352 gene encoding protein trichome birefringence-like 33, with the protein product MMKPKPSSFSSSTSSSSLLIRTKPRFSPYLFITLLTFILFASILYGHDSFFIFQQLLHNKHNTLLSTPTEFTELTHPPLPEQQDFSYSSERRTEEKVAAVAVGETEEGCDVFSGRWVRDELTRPLYQEPDCPYIQPQLTCQEHGRPEMEYQRWRWQPHGCDLPTFNASLMLETLRGKRMLFVGDSLNRGQYVSLVCLLHSLIPEGAKSMETFDSLTVFTAKEYNATIEFYWAPFLLESNSDNAFIHRVSDRIVRKGSINKHGRFWKGADIVVFNTYLWWITGSKMKILLGSFNDEAKEIVELSTEEAYRMAMKSMVKWVKQNMNPNRTRVFFTSMSPSHAKSIEWGGEAGGNCYNETTPIDDPTYWGSDSYKSIMQVIGEVFRKSNVPITFLNITQLSNYRKDAHTSIYKKQWNPLTPQQLANPSSYADCTHWCLPGLQDTWNELLYAKLFYP